A genomic region of Maniola hyperantus chromosome 5, iAphHyp1.2, whole genome shotgun sequence contains the following coding sequences:
- the LOC138402400 gene encoding uncharacterized protein, translated as QPRRARRDLPAVFEAGARGAAYPPRRLPLLHRQPPDGAQLPPRGSAERRWRHESPRRPSAADAAPRPEFALPDGAREEPPPPPAPCVLPAADRAPLRRKVLNTERYNNGDRWRAARCTRAAVRVLLAASGALYALAFLAFYFLSLP; from the coding sequence CAaccgcgccgcgcgcgccgcgaCCTGCCCGCGGTGTTCGAGgcgggcgcgcgcggcgccgccTACCCGCCTCGTCGCCTGCCGCTGCTGCACCGCCAGCCGCCCGACGGCGCGCAGCTGCCGCCGCGCGGGTCGGCCGAGCGGCGCTGGCGGCACGAGTCGCCGCGGCGCCCCAGCGCGGCGGACGCGGCGCCGCGGCCCGAGTTCGCGCTGCCCGACGGCGCGCGGGAggagccgccgccgccgccggcgcCGTGCGTGTTGCCAGCGGCGGACCGCGCGCCGCTGCGGCGCAAGGTGCTGAACACGGAGCGCTACAACAACGGCGATCGGTGGCGCGCGGCGCGCTGCACGCGCGCGGCGGTGCGCGTGCTACTGGCGGCGAGCGGCGCGCTGTACGCGCTGGCCTTCCTCGCCTTCTACTTCCTGAGCCTGCCCTGA